A stretch of the Acanthochromis polyacanthus isolate Apoly-LR-REF ecotype Palm Island chromosome 22, KAUST_Apoly_ChrSc, whole genome shotgun sequence genome encodes the following:
- the si:ch211-132f19.7 gene encoding LOW QUALITY PROTEIN: adenylate cyclase type 8 (The sequence of the model RefSeq protein was modified relative to this genomic sequence to represent the inferred CDS: inserted 1 base in 1 codon) — MDDGCMLENGDCKVAPHGPDVTFSTLSPASGLQRKRLLWQNAVRNIIDQHNLYTLRLAGGLDRGRHCITVTDAYIAEINRQIRNKASRGAFWQKRRSSAARVHPTTPKISTATHNRHDPLSDTDFFVSCGSTVRGVFIPTMQHTFKSSDLEQLYQQFSSAQRRTSLVVTNTIDLLIRLLVSLLTWPPGWGGVACDWLAGLSALLWAGTCVLSLTRREVTSSPRWLRFLALISWVSQAAQVLVGVFTWADSDHSWYVFFSLFSTYTLLPLPLLWAIVAGATTSTLHLLLDVCCHYGDHTFIQKVLSKALLYLAMNTAGLFIHYLSDRTQRQAFLETRRCIEGRVRLERENHRQERLVMSILPRFLVLEMIADMAIMDDYLLPQQIQKIYIHHYKDVSILFADIIGFTSLSLILSAQELVKTLNELFGRFDRLAEEHQCLRIKILGDCYYCVSGVPEPQRGHARCCVEMGLSMINTIRYVRRELQQEVDMRIGVHSGSVLCGVLGVQKWQFDIWSWDVDVANSLEAAGVPGQIHVSQATLDCLGGIYEAEAGHGQERNEFLRKHNIDTFLIRPAPREEAEPPKTRRLSYEEMTTWSAELPFGDILGMNFILATFTNGSLTQLPNQVAAQRSGSREVNKRIRQAMEVRSSERMRKEHITTFTQVFKDSHMEGKYSQMRDELFKSNMVCSFILLMLLMAVQVLIPSPRYLPMAAQFVVSGGVYFLLLLLTLXEEFKHCPAPLQSLCCWIHETKNARTLLTLTAVTINFSVASADILWCDSSESSINSSDYLLSPPTSTWPDINICTHPEYMLLSGVVAMVTCAVFLRLSCVLQLAVLLLAAAHYTYVIETHRSHQLCRKGVCVVLMVMFVVAVLYNGWKLEGTARLDFLWRLQARKEVEDMKEQREHNECLLLNILPAHVAKHFLERDRNNEELYSQTYERVGVLFASLPGFSEFYEQKELVHQHVECLRLLNLIITNFDELLDECFFQEVEKIKTIGSSYMAASGLSPDPQECEDSWHHLSELVLFALAMMETLKHINTHTGSDFQLRVGIAHGAVIAGVIGATKPQYDIWGTTVNMASRMESTGVSGKIQVPESTSCILVERGFLRQFRGKIYIKGISERHGEVHTFFVSSQEERSSFVERGGGRGFSLNRNTLGAVVYSLVQARKREKLREENGGFHLVEAQ, encoded by the exons GCAGATTCGTAACAAAGCGTCTCGTGGAGCCTTCTGGCAGAAACGTCGATCGTCTGCAGCTCGAGTTCATCCGACGACACCAAAGATCTCCACGGCGACGCACAACAGACATGACCCACTGAGCGACACCGACTTCTTCGTTTCCTGTGGATCGACTGTCCGAGGCGTCTTCATTCCCACCATGCAACACACATTCAA GTCCTCGGACCTGGAGCAGCTCTACCAGCAGTTCTCTTCGGCTCAGAGGAGAACCTCGCTGGTGGTCACCAACACCATTGACCTGTTGATCCGGCTGCTGGTGTCGCTGCTGACGTGGCCGCCGGGCTGGGGGGGCGTGGCCTGCGATTGGCTGGCCGGCCTGTCGGCGCTGCTGTGGGCGGGAACCTGCGTTCTGTCGCTGACCCGGAGGGAAGTGACATCATCACCGCGGTGGCTACGTTTCCTTGCGCTGATCAGCTGGGTGTCGCAGGCCGCCCAGGTGCTGGTGGGCGTGTTCACCTGGGCGGACAGTGACCACTCCTGGTACGTCTTCTTCTCGCTGTTCTCCACCTACACGCTGCTGCCGCTGCCCCTCCTCTGGGCCATCGTCGCCGGGGCAACCACCTCCACCCTGCACCTGTTGCTGGACGTCTGCTGTCACTACGGCGACCACACCTTCATCCAGAAA GTGTTGTCCAAGGCCTTGCTGTACCTGGCCATGAACACCGCAGGTCTGTTCATCCACTACCTGTCTGACCGCACCCAGAGACAG GCCTTCCTGGAGACCCGGCGCTGCATCGAGGGGCGAGTCCGACTGGAGAGGGAGAACCACCGACAG GAGCGCCTGGTGATGTCCATCCTTCCTCGCTTCCTGGTTCTGGAGATGATCGCTGACATGGCCATCATGGATGACTACCTGCTGCCACAGCAGATCCAGAAGATCTACATCCACCACTACAAGGACGTCAG CATCCTGTTTGCAGACATCATCGGCTTCACGTCGCTCTCGCTGATTCTGTCAGCACAGGAACTCGTTAAGACTCTGAACGAACTCTTCGGTCGCTTTGACAGGCTGGCTGAG GAACATCAGTGTTTGCGCATTAAGATCCTGGGTGACTGTTATTATTGTGTGTCAGGAGTCCCAGAGCCCCAGAGAGGACACGCTCGCTGCTGTGTGGAGATGGGCCTCAGCATGATCAACACCATACG GTACGTTCGTcgggagctgcagcaggaagtgGACATGCGGATCGGTGTCCACTCGGGTTCGGTcctttgtggtgttttgggTGTTCAGAAGTGGCAGTTTGACATCTGGAGTTGGGATGTGGACGTAGCCAACAGTCTGGAGGCTGCAGGAGTTCCTGG GCAGATTCACGTCTCGCAGGCGACTCTGGACTGTCTGGGTGGGATTTACGAGGCGGAGGCGGGGCATGGCCAGGAGAGAAATGAGTTCCTACGGAAACACAACATCGACACCTTCCTGATCCGCCCGGCGCCACGTGAGGAGGCAGAGCCTCCAAAAACGAGACGTCTGAGCTACGAGGAGATGACAACGTGGAGCGCTGAGCTGCCGTTTGGAGACATTCTGGGGATGAACTTT ATTCTCGCCACCTTCACCAACGGCTCCCTGACCCAGCTGCCCAATCAGGTCGCAGCTCAGCGGTCTGGGTCACGGGAGGTCAACAAACGGATTCGTCAGGCCATGGAGGTCCGGAGCAGCGAACGAATGAGGAAGGAGCACATCACCACCTTCACTCAGGTGTTCAAGGACTCTCACATGGAGGGAAAG taCTCCCAGATGAGAGATGAACTCTTCAAGTCCAACATGGTCTGTTCCTTCatcctgctgatgctgctgatgGCTGTACAGGTGCTCATCCCCTCCCCCAG ATATCTTCCAATGGCGGCTCAGTTCGTGGTCAGCGGCGGCGTctacttcctgctgctgctgctgacgc GGGAGGAGTTTAAGCATTGCCCCGCCCCCCTGCAGTcgctctgctgctggattcaTGAAACTAAAAACGCACGAACGCTGCTGACGCTCACCGCTGTCACCATCAACTTCAGCGTCGCCTCGGCCGACATC CTGTGGTGTGATTCATCAGAGTCGTCCATTAACAGCAGTGACTACCTGTTGTCTCCGCCCACCTCCACCTGGCCTGACATCAACATATGCACCCATCCAGAG TACATGTTGCTGAGCGGtgtggttgccatggtgacatgCGCCGTGTTCCTGCGGCTGAGTTGCGTGTTGCAGCTGGCCGTCCTGCTGCTGGCCGCCGCCCACTACACCTACGTCATCGAGACGCACAG gtcccaccagctgtGCAGGAAAGGAGTCTGTGTGGTTCTCATGGTGATGTTTGTGGTGGCCGTCCTCTACAACGGATGGAAG CTGGAGGGAACTGCCCGCTTGGACTTTCTGTGGCGTCTCCAGGCGAGGAAGGAAGTGGAGGACATGAAGGAGCAGCGAGAACACAACGAGTGTCTGCTGCTCAACATCCTGCCGGCTCACGTCGCAAAACACTTCCTGGAGAGAGACCGCAACAACGAG gAGTTGTATTCCCAGACCTATGAGCGGGTCGGAGTTCTCTTTGCGTCTCTTCCTGGGTTCTCTGAGTTTTACGAGCAGAAAGAACTCGTCCATCAACACGTGGAATGTCTGCGCCTCCTCAACCTGATCATCACCAACTTTGATGAg ctgcTGGACGAGTGTTTCTTCCAGGAGGTGGAGAAGATTAAAACCATCGGCAGCTCCTACATGGCAGCTTCTGGTCTGTCACCTGACCCACAG gagTGTGAGGACAGCTGGCATCACCTCAGTGAGTTGGTTCTGTTCGCTCTGGCCATGATGGAAACGCTgaaacacatcaacacacacacaggaagtgACTTCCAGCTGAGAGTGG GTATCGCCCATGGGGCCGTCATTGCAGGTGTGATTGGAGCCACTAAACCTCAGTACGACATCTGGGGAACCACAGTCAACATGGCCTCTAGGATGGAGAGTACCGGGGTCAGCGGCAAGATACAG GTTCCAGAGTCCACCAGCTGCATTCTGGTAGAACGAGGTTTTCTGCGACAGTTCAGAGGGAAGATTTACATCAAAGGCATCAGCGAACGTCACGGAGAG GTACACACGTTCTTCGTGTCCAGTCAGGAGGAACGTTCCAGCTTCGTGGAGCGTGGTGGTGGCCGGGGCTTCAGCCTCAACAGGAACACTCTGGGAGCCGTGGTCTACAGCCTGGTCCAGGCCAGGAAGAGGGAGAAGCTGAGGGAGGAGAACGGAGGGTTCCACCTGGTGGAGGCCCAGTAG